One genomic segment of Mycolicibacterium chubuense NBB4 includes these proteins:
- a CDS encoding BTAD domain-containing putative transcriptional regulator, which yields MRYRVLGPLQVVDGDGPVDIGPPKQRAVLAVLLLAQGRVVSTDRLVDAVWGDDAPASATASLQVYISNLRRALRAGSGGPRMASPIVRRPPGYYLDVDPETVDLTAFAAECARAGAAVEAERWQDALTHADGALNLVRGGLLEDMVDAAWARDDTARVTEMLTECVANKVVALLAVGRVGAALAEASRLRELEPLADRGARLHMMALYRAGRAAESLEVYSRHARVLDDELGLEPGPELRELQTAVLRQAPELAGWPRSPEWTGAAPMPVAEPAPVAATVADSAPLRAPLVGRERELSTATELLARVTNGTSSWLVLSGPPGIGKTRLAEEIAGRVAAAGGDVVWVNCPDERATPPWWPMRQLVRALGADADSVLEIPQHADPDTARFLVYERIQSLLESAPGTLAVVVDDVQWSDTTSASCLAYIAGALRDRPVVVILTVRDGEHPPQIARLLSTVARGEANRHIEVPALSSADVATLANEVAEDAVSPAEAAELAARTGGNPFFVSEYARLPRAERAGNEIPRAVRSVLDRRLAALDPAVVQVLRTAAVIGDVIDAAAVPVLAQATRLEIDTLADHLDAAADERIVVAAHDGDGYEFAHGLLRDQLLASMPALRRQRLHATVADVLSDSTAHDAPTRRAQHLIAAQQLVEPAPVVQACRLAAEQATAQWSSDIAARWWQAALDAYDRLPVSARDDADRDALTVELLEAHSRAGRGQLVLDSVQRYLGEALRNGRAATAGRVASALLRASGGWPWLAPGHDPGELLGLLTRAASVAERDPASAARVLPALAVGHCYHPDAGIAADLLDRAERVAEDTGDADVLADVLIGRLITYSGVATLSEQTMTWVQRLEALHHNRSREDAVIAHSVATMAAMNLADVAGTRRHLRAGIAGSEDLRLPVLRAQLRWMEAVLAMWTGDFAEAERHHAIAAHVHEQTELYEAGSGLLARASLLREKGGPVDPSWSGLRAGEETGGQGMVGVVRTALLTLQSGPAARAEAVETLQAWAATTDRGHIWTTLGHQALLAHLAAEHELVGFAEALLAELTPYRDRIAVIGQVGLAGPVALATARLHALGGDRRRALEDVAMARGVAERTGGVPTLLRCRLLECQLTESAAERAAAARRVAGDAAALGMAGVARAAEALA from the coding sequence ATGCGCTACCGGGTGCTCGGGCCACTGCAGGTGGTCGATGGGGACGGCCCGGTCGACATCGGGCCGCCCAAGCAGCGGGCGGTGCTGGCCGTGCTGCTGCTCGCCCAGGGCCGGGTGGTGTCGACCGACCGGCTCGTCGACGCGGTATGGGGTGACGACGCGCCGGCGAGCGCGACGGCCAGCCTGCAGGTCTACATCTCGAATCTGCGCCGTGCGCTGCGCGCCGGGTCCGGTGGACCCCGCATGGCCTCTCCGATCGTGCGGCGCCCTCCCGGGTACTACCTCGACGTCGATCCCGAGACCGTCGACCTCACGGCGTTCGCCGCCGAATGTGCCCGCGCCGGTGCCGCGGTGGAGGCCGAGCGATGGCAGGACGCGCTGACCCATGCGGACGGTGCGCTGAACCTGGTGCGCGGTGGGCTGCTGGAAGACATGGTCGACGCGGCGTGGGCACGCGACGACACCGCCCGCGTCACCGAGATGCTCACCGAATGCGTCGCCAACAAGGTCGTGGCGCTGCTCGCGGTGGGCAGGGTCGGTGCGGCGCTCGCGGAGGCGTCGCGCCTGCGCGAGCTCGAGCCGCTCGCCGACCGAGGGGCCCGGTTGCACATGATGGCGCTCTACCGCGCGGGGCGCGCCGCCGAGTCTCTGGAGGTCTACTCCCGGCACGCGCGTGTGCTCGACGACGAACTCGGCCTCGAGCCCGGACCGGAGCTGCGGGAGCTGCAGACGGCGGTCCTGCGGCAGGCTCCCGAGTTGGCCGGCTGGCCGCGGTCCCCGGAATGGACGGGCGCCGCCCCGATGCCGGTGGCCGAACCGGCGCCGGTGGCGGCGACGGTCGCCGACTCCGCTCCGCTGCGGGCGCCGCTGGTGGGCCGGGAACGCGAACTGTCCACGGCCACTGAGCTTCTCGCGCGGGTCACGAACGGCACGAGCAGTTGGCTGGTGTTGTCGGGTCCGCCGGGGATCGGCAAGACCCGGCTCGCCGAGGAGATCGCCGGCCGGGTGGCCGCAGCCGGCGGGGACGTGGTGTGGGTGAACTGTCCCGACGAGAGAGCGACCCCGCCCTGGTGGCCGATGCGCCAGCTGGTCCGTGCGCTGGGCGCCGACGCCGACTCGGTACTCGAGATACCGCAACACGCCGACCCGGACACCGCGAGATTCCTTGTCTACGAACGCATCCAGTCACTCCTGGAGTCGGCACCGGGTACGCTCGCGGTGGTCGTGGACGACGTGCAGTGGTCGGACACCACATCGGCGAGTTGTCTTGCCTACATCGCCGGCGCGTTGCGGGACAGGCCGGTGGTGGTGATCCTCACGGTCCGCGACGGCGAACACCCGCCGCAGATCGCACGGTTGCTGAGCACGGTGGCACGCGGTGAGGCGAACCGGCACATCGAGGTGCCCGCGCTGTCCTCGGCGGACGTCGCCACCCTGGCCAACGAGGTGGCGGAGGACGCGGTGTCGCCCGCCGAGGCCGCGGAACTGGCCGCGCGGACGGGCGGCAACCCGTTCTTCGTCTCCGAGTACGCGCGGCTGCCGCGCGCCGAGAGGGCGGGCAACGAGATCCCGCGCGCGGTGCGCTCGGTGCTGGACCGCAGGCTGGCGGCACTGGATCCCGCTGTGGTGCAGGTCCTGCGCACCGCTGCGGTGATCGGCGATGTGATCGACGCGGCCGCGGTGCCGGTACTGGCGCAGGCCACCCGGCTGGAGATCGACACGCTCGCCGATCACCTCGACGCCGCCGCCGACGAGCGCATCGTCGTCGCGGCCCACGACGGCGACGGATACGAGTTCGCGCACGGCCTGTTGCGCGACCAGCTGCTGGCGAGCATGCCCGCGCTGCGGCGACAACGTCTGCACGCCACGGTCGCCGACGTGCTGAGCGACTCCACCGCACACGACGCACCGACTCGGCGTGCGCAGCACCTGATCGCCGCGCAACAGCTGGTCGAGCCCGCCCCGGTGGTCCAAGCGTGCCGGTTGGCCGCCGAACAGGCCACCGCACAATGGAGTTCCGACATCGCGGCACGCTGGTGGCAGGCGGCGCTGGATGCCTACGACCGGCTGCCGGTGTCGGCGCGTGACGATGCGGACCGCGACGCACTGACCGTCGAACTGCTGGAAGCACATTCGCGTGCCGGCCGCGGGCAGCTGGTCCTCGACAGCGTGCAGCGCTATCTGGGTGAGGCGCTGCGCAACGGGCGTGCCGCCACCGCCGGGCGGGTCGCCAGCGCACTGCTGCGCGCCAGCGGCGGATGGCCTTGGCTGGCACCCGGTCACGATCCGGGGGAGCTGCTGGGGCTGCTGACGCGGGCGGCTTCGGTGGCGGAAAGGGATCCGGCCTCCGCGGCGCGGGTGCTGCCGGCGCTGGCGGTGGGACACTGCTACCACCCGGACGCCGGCATCGCTGCGGACCTGCTGGACCGCGCCGAACGGGTGGCCGAGGACACGGGGGACGCCGACGTACTCGCCGACGTGCTGATCGGACGGCTCATCACCTACTCCGGGGTGGCCACGCTCAGCGAGCAGACGATGACCTGGGTGCAGCGACTGGAAGCCCTGCACCACAACCGATCCCGCGAAGACGCCGTCATCGCCCACTCCGTCGCGACGATGGCGGCGATGAACCTCGCGGACGTGGCCGGCACGCGCCGGCATCTGCGGGCCGGCATCGCGGGCAGCGAAGACCTCCGATTGCCGGTGCTGCGAGCCCAATTGAGGTGGATGGAGGCGGTGCTCGCGATGTGGACCGGCGACTTCGCGGAAGCCGAGCGCCACCATGCCATCGCCGCTCATGTGCACGAGCAGACCGAGCTCTACGAAGCCGGCAGCGGGCTGCTGGCCAGAGCGTCGCTGCTCCGGGAGAAAGGCGGTCCCGTCGACCCGAGCTGGAGCGGGTTGCGCGCCGGGGAGGAGACCGGCGGGCAGGGGATGGTCGGGGTGGTGCGCACCGCGCTGCTGACGCTGCAGAGCGGACCCGCCGCACGCGCCGAGGCCGTCGAGACTCTGCAGGCCTGGGCCGCGACCACCGACCGTGGGCACATCTGGACGACGCTCGGCCACCAGGCGCTGCTGGCGCATCTGGCCGCCGAACACGAACTCGTCGGATTCGCCGAAGCGCTGCTGGCCGAGCTGACCCCGTACCGCGACCGGATCGCGGTGATCGGCCAGGTCGGTCTGGCCGGCCCGGTCGCGCTGGCGACGGCGCGGCTGCACGCGCTCGGCGGGGACCGGCGCCGTGCCCTGGAGGATGTGGCGATGGCGCGGGGGGTCGCCGAACGCACCGGGGGTGTGCCGACGCTGCTGCGCTGCCGGCTGCTGGAGTGCCAGCTGACCGAGTCGGCGGCCGAGCGCGCCGCGGCCGCGCGCAGAGTGGCCGGCGACGCCGCGGCGTTGGGTATGGCCGGGGTGGCCCGTGCGGCAGAGGCACTGGCCTGA
- a CDS encoding cupredoxin domain-containing protein encodes MTKHGLFWATACLIAALATACGASSNSGESRSGIATASADAATLTIAAMNYGGPVTVPPGAQIAVTNGDPVEHSVTSDTAGTFSVDVESKEKSTFTAPSAPGEYPFHCKYHPSMHGMLIVK; translated from the coding sequence ATGACAAAGCACGGGTTGTTCTGGGCCACCGCATGTCTCATTGCGGCGTTGGCCACGGCATGCGGTGCATCGAGCAACTCCGGCGAGAGCCGGTCAGGCATCGCGACCGCGTCGGCCGACGCGGCCACCCTGACGATTGCGGCCATGAACTACGGCGGACCCGTCACGGTGCCGCCCGGGGCTCAGATCGCCGTCACGAACGGCGACCCGGTCGAGCATTCGGTCACCTCCGACACCGCGGGCACGTTCTCCGTCGATGTGGAGAGCAAGGAGAAGAGCACGTTCACCGCGCCGTCCGCACCGGGCGAATATCCGTTCCACTGCAAGTACCACCCCTCCATGCACGGGATGTTGATCGTCAAGTAG
- a CDS encoding FAD-binding oxidoreductase, whose translation MTIPADLTRDDALQRLRQHVATHAALPGEPGYERCVPWNLAATVAPAAVVLATSAEDVADTVRFAAAHGFTVTVQATGHGAVGVGHGTILVQTSAMKHCEVDALNRTARVGAGARWQDVLDAATPHGLAPMCGSAPGVGVVGYLTGGGIGPLVRTVGLSSDHVRAFDVVTGEGRLLRVTPEENADLFWGLRGGKATLGIVTSVEIDLLPIAEFYGGAVYFDGSDAAAVLHAWTAWCSQLPETANTSIAIQQLPPLPGVPEPLAGRMTVAVRYTAVGDFAEAERLLAPMRVAATPLIDTVGVLPYAAIGAVHADPVDPMPINENQALLSALPAEAVDALLTVAGPESGSPQVIVELRMLGGALAREPQHRSAFCHRNAAFSLATIGVLMPETAATVVEHADAVVEALQPWSTGGQMPNFAPSYDPARPARVYTEDTLHWLAALADRYDPAGVLATGQVIRTMR comes from the coding sequence ATGACGATTCCGGCCGACCTGACCCGCGACGACGCACTGCAGCGGCTGCGGCAGCACGTCGCCACCCATGCGGCGCTGCCCGGCGAACCCGGGTACGAGCGCTGCGTGCCCTGGAATCTGGCGGCGACGGTGGCTCCTGCCGCCGTGGTGCTCGCGACGTCGGCGGAGGACGTGGCGGATACGGTGAGATTCGCTGCAGCGCATGGCTTCACGGTGACGGTGCAGGCCACCGGTCACGGCGCGGTGGGGGTGGGGCACGGCACGATTCTGGTGCAGACCTCGGCGATGAAGCACTGCGAGGTGGACGCACTCAATCGCACCGCCCGGGTGGGTGCGGGCGCGCGCTGGCAGGACGTCCTCGACGCGGCGACGCCGCACGGGCTGGCGCCGATGTGCGGTTCGGCGCCCGGTGTGGGAGTGGTCGGATATCTCACGGGCGGTGGCATCGGGCCGTTGGTGCGCACCGTGGGGCTGTCGTCGGACCACGTGCGGGCCTTCGACGTGGTCACCGGTGAGGGTCGGTTGCTGCGGGTGACGCCGGAGGAGAACGCCGACCTGTTCTGGGGGCTGCGCGGCGGCAAGGCCACGCTGGGTATCGTCACCTCCGTCGAGATCGATCTGCTGCCGATCGCCGAGTTCTACGGTGGGGCAGTCTATTTCGACGGCTCCGACGCCGCTGCGGTGCTGCATGCGTGGACGGCGTGGTGCTCGCAGCTGCCGGAGACGGCGAACACGTCGATCGCGATCCAGCAGTTGCCGCCGCTGCCCGGGGTACCGGAGCCGTTGGCCGGCCGGATGACGGTCGCGGTCCGCTATACCGCGGTGGGGGACTTCGCCGAGGCCGAACGGCTGCTCGCACCGATGCGGGTCGCGGCGACCCCGCTGATCGACACCGTGGGTGTGCTGCCGTACGCGGCAATCGGTGCAGTGCACGCCGATCCGGTCGACCCGATGCCCATCAACGAGAACCAGGCGCTGCTGTCGGCGCTGCCGGCCGAGGCGGTCGATGCCCTGCTGACGGTCGCGGGCCCGGAATCGGGTTCGCCGCAGGTGATCGTCGAGCTGCGGATGCTCGGCGGTGCGCTGGCCCGCGAGCCGCAGCACCGCAGCGCGTTCTGCCACCGCAACGCCGCGTTCTCGTTGGCGACCATCGGTGTGCTGATGCCCGAGACGGCGGCGACGGTCGTCGAGCACGCGGATGCGGTCGTCGAGGCGCTGCAGCCGTGGTCGACGGGCGGACAGATGCCCAACTTCGCGCCCTCGTATGACCCGGCCCGACCGGCGCGGGTCTACACCGAGGACACCCTGCACTGGCTGGCCGCGCTGGCCGATCGCTATGACCCGGCCGGCGTGCTGGCCACCGGCCAGGTGATCCGAACCATGCGCTAG
- the htpG gene encoding molecular chaperone HtpG: MTAHVEQLEFQAEARQLLDLMIHSVYSNKDSFLRELISNASDALDKLRLESFRNKDLDVDTSDLHIEIEVDKSARTLTVRDNGIGMTRDEVVGLIGTLAKSGTAELRQQLREAKDKDASEELIGQFGIGFYASFMVADRVELLTRKAGESEATRWESSGEGTYTIESVDQSAGEVPQGTSVTLHLKPEDREDELHDYTSEWKLRELVKQYSDFIAWPIRMDVERRTPAPEEGGEESVTVETQTLNSMKALWARPRDEVSDEEYTEFYKHVAHAWDEPLEVIAMKAEGTFEYQALLFIPSHAPFDLFNQNAAVGVQLYVKRVFIMGDCDQLMPPYLRFVKGVVDAQDMSLNVSREILQQNRQIRAIRRRLTKKVLSTITEMQTERPEKYRTFWTQFGRVLKEGLLSDTDNQQTLLRVSSFASTHSDDEPTTLAEYVERMPEGQSQIFYATGETRQQLLHSPHLEAFKARGYEVLLLTDPVDEVWVESVHEFDGKPLQSVAKGEVDLDSDADKAEQEAQRQEREQEFADLIAWLKDALSDHVKEVRLSTRLTESPACLITDTFGITPALARMYRASGQPVPVEKRILELNPNHPLVTGLQQAHKSRGADDALVDTAELLYGTALLAEGGVLEDPAKFAGLLVDRLTRTVGNQ, translated from the coding sequence ATGACTGCGCACGTCGAGCAGCTCGAGTTCCAAGCCGAGGCCCGTCAACTGCTGGATCTGATGATCCACTCCGTATACAGCAACAAGGATTCGTTTCTGCGGGAACTGATCTCGAACGCCTCCGACGCTCTGGACAAACTGCGGCTCGAATCGTTCCGGAACAAGGACCTCGACGTCGACACCTCCGATCTGCACATCGAGATCGAGGTGGACAAGTCGGCGCGCACCCTGACCGTGCGCGACAACGGCATCGGCATGACGCGCGACGAGGTGGTGGGCCTGATCGGGACGCTCGCGAAGTCGGGCACGGCCGAACTGCGTCAACAATTGCGCGAGGCCAAAGACAAGGACGCATCCGAGGAGCTGATCGGCCAGTTCGGGATCGGCTTCTACGCGAGTTTCATGGTGGCCGACCGCGTCGAGCTGCTCACGCGCAAGGCGGGCGAGAGCGAGGCGACCCGGTGGGAGTCCAGCGGCGAGGGCACCTACACCATCGAATCCGTCGACCAGTCCGCTGGCGAGGTACCCCAGGGCACCTCCGTGACGTTGCATCTCAAGCCCGAAGACCGCGAGGATGAGCTGCACGATTACACCTCGGAGTGGAAGCTCCGCGAGCTCGTCAAGCAGTACTCGGACTTCATCGCCTGGCCCATCCGGATGGACGTCGAGCGCCGGACGCCGGCACCCGAGGAGGGCGGCGAGGAGTCCGTCACCGTCGAGACGCAGACCCTCAACTCGATGAAGGCACTCTGGGCCCGGCCCCGCGACGAGGTCTCCGACGAGGAGTACACGGAGTTCTACAAGCACGTCGCCCATGCCTGGGACGAGCCGCTCGAGGTCATCGCGATGAAGGCGGAGGGCACGTTCGAATACCAGGCGCTGCTGTTCATTCCGTCGCATGCGCCGTTCGACCTGTTCAACCAGAACGCCGCGGTCGGGGTACAGCTGTACGTCAAGCGGGTCTTCATCATGGGTGACTGCGACCAGCTCATGCCGCCTTACTTGCGCTTCGTCAAGGGCGTCGTCGACGCACAGGACATGTCGCTCAACGTCTCCCGGGAAATACTGCAGCAGAACCGGCAGATCAGGGCGATCCGGCGCCGGCTCACCAAGAAGGTGCTCTCGACGATCACCGAGATGCAGACCGAGCGGCCGGAGAAATACCGCACGTTCTGGACTCAGTTCGGCAGGGTCCTCAAGGAGGGGCTGCTGTCCGACACGGACAACCAGCAGACGCTGCTGCGCGTGTCTTCGTTCGCCTCGACGCATAGCGACGACGAACCGACCACGCTCGCCGAGTACGTCGAGCGCATGCCCGAAGGGCAGAGTCAGATCTTCTACGCGACAGGCGAAACGCGCCAGCAACTGCTGCACTCACCACATCTGGAGGCGTTCAAGGCCAGAGGCTACGAGGTGCTGCTGCTCACCGATCCCGTGGACGAAGTGTGGGTGGAGTCGGTGCACGAATTCGACGGCAAGCCGCTGCAGTCGGTGGCCAAGGGCGAGGTGGACCTCGACTCCGATGCCGACAAGGCCGAGCAGGAGGCGCAACGCCAGGAGCGGGAGCAGGAATTCGCCGATCTGATCGCCTGGCTGAAGGACGCGTTGAGCGACCATGTCAAAGAAGTCCGGTTGTCGACCCGCCTGACTGAGTCGCCTGCGTGTCTGATCACCGACACCTTCGGCATCACGCCTGCGCTGGCGCGCATGTACCGGGCTTCGGGGCAGCCGGTTCCGGTCGAGAAGCGGATCCTCGAGCTCAATCCGAACCATCCCCTCGTCACCGGTCTGCAGCAGGCGCACAAGAGCCGCGGCGCCGACGACGCGCTGGTTGACACTGCCGAACTGCTCTACGGCACAGCACTTCTCGCCGAAGGGGGAGTGCTCGAGGATCCGGCGAAGTTCGCCGGGCTGCTCGTCGACCGACTGACACGGACGGTGGGCAACCAGTAA
- a CDS encoding MCE family protein, whose protein sequence is MLTRFVRIQLVVFSLASVVGVTVMVLNYLQLPTLLGIGRMSVTIELPNSGGLYRFANVTYRGVQIGKVSDVLLDPGPPTHTKAVLSLQGSARIPAALTAEVHSISAVGEQYVDLVPHTDSGPYLRDGSIVAMTDTTVPQQVGPVLDQASALLSSIPKDKLNALLDDTFTGLGGAGFDLGSLADSTSHLAHDLNDVGDRTQALVDDSAPLLDGQAAAADSLRTWAHSVAGVTTQVVDNDPQIRKLLAAGPGAADEVTALLTQLKPTLPVLLANLTTIGQIGVTYNPSLEQVLVLLPPFVTTIQAAMPRNNATGIPTGGEFAITAGDPNPCTVGFLPPSQWRSPADTSEIDTPDGLYCKLPQDSPSTVRGARNYPCMGHPGKRAPTVELCDDPRGFQPLAVRPHILGPSPFDPNLIAQGVPPDTRVSRDNNIYAPPEGTLPPPGATPSATPPKAIQAPTPLPGPPSAAPSAFHSGVLPSRVAVTQYNPRTGNYLGGDGKLYTQADLAHKSPPSAWTDLLPH, encoded by the coding sequence ATGTTGACCCGATTCGTCCGTATCCAGCTCGTGGTCTTCTCCTTGGCATCCGTCGTCGGTGTCACGGTGATGGTGCTCAACTACCTGCAACTACCCACTCTGCTCGGCATCGGACGTATGTCGGTCACCATCGAATTGCCCAACAGCGGTGGTCTTTACCGCTTCGCGAACGTCACCTACCGTGGCGTGCAGATCGGCAAGGTAAGCGACGTGCTTCTCGACCCCGGGCCTCCCACGCACACCAAAGCTGTGCTGTCGCTACAAGGTTCGGCGCGGATTCCCGCCGCGCTGACCGCCGAGGTGCACAGCATCTCCGCCGTCGGTGAACAGTATGTCGACTTGGTCCCCCATACCGACAGCGGCCCTTACCTGCGTGACGGTTCGATCGTCGCGATGACCGACACCACCGTTCCCCAACAAGTCGGGCCCGTCCTCGACCAGGCCAGCGCTCTGCTGAGCAGCATCCCGAAAGACAAACTCAACGCGCTGCTTGACGACACCTTCACCGGCCTGGGCGGGGCGGGCTTCGACCTCGGATCGCTCGCCGACTCCACGTCCCACCTCGCCCACGACCTCAACGATGTCGGCGATCGCACTCAGGCTCTCGTCGACGACAGCGCACCACTGCTCGACGGACAAGCCGCCGCCGCCGACTCACTCCGGACCTGGGCCCACAGCGTGGCCGGCGTCACCACCCAAGTCGTCGACAACGATCCCCAGATCCGCAAGCTCCTGGCCGCCGGCCCCGGCGCCGCCGACGAGGTCACGGCACTGCTGACCCAACTCAAACCCACACTTCCAGTGCTACTGGCCAACCTCACCACCATCGGACAGATCGGCGTGACCTATAACCCCTCACTCGAGCAGGTCCTCGTCCTTCTCCCGCCATTCGTCACGACCATCCAAGCCGCCATGCCCCGCAACAACGCCACCGGAATCCCCACCGGCGGTGAATTCGCCATCACCGCAGGCGATCCCAACCCCTGCACCGTCGGCTTCCTGCCACCTTCGCAATGGCGCTCTCCCGCCGACACCAGCGAAATCGACACCCCCGACGGGCTGTACTGCAAGCTACCTCAGGATTCGCCGAGCACCGTGCGCGGTGCGCGCAACTACCCGTGCATGGGCCATCCCGGAAAACGCGCGCCCACCGTAGAACTCTGCGACGATCCCCGCGGCTTCCAACCCCTGGCCGTACGTCCGCACATCCTGGGCCCCTCCCCCTTCGACCCCAACCTCATCGCCCAGGGCGTTCCTCCCGACACGCGCGTCTCCCGCGACAACAACATCTATGCACCCCCGGAGGGAACACTCCCCCCACCCGGGGCGACGCCGTCCGCGACACCGCCGAAAGCCATCCAGGCTCCAACCCCGCTCCCGGGACCACCGTCCGCCGCGCCCAGCGCGTTCCACTCGGGCGTGCTCCCATCCAGAGTAGCTGTCACTCAATACAATCCACGCACCGGCAACTACCTCGGCGGCGACGGAAAGCTCTATACGCAAGCGGATCTCGCCCACAAATCACCGCCCTCAGCGTGGACCGACCTCCTACCGCACTAG
- a CDS encoding MCE family protein — protein MTASTRLWRTLSLATVTLTAAGCAFGGVTTLPLPGTPGRGPGATIYHVQIGNVGTLESNAPVLVNDVVVGSVSTMTVDNWHADVDVTITPGVVVPANAVATVGQTSLLGSMHLALDPPAGQTPTGRLEPGSTITLNRASTYPSTEQTLSALSLLINSGGVTQIGDIIHNTTAALHGHENQIRDLLTRLDSFIGALDRQRDNITAAIDNLDRLTGTLAGQTDTITTALRDIPPALDVLDRERPRLTEALTKLGTFSDVTTRLINDSHSDLVTNLHNLQPTLKALADVGPKLDAALALAPTFPFPQNVIDRGVRGDYLNLYAVVDLTYSRLKRTIFRGTRFGDINADLIPAPGDPYYLQYTYDPLHAPLTKTLPPGTPSAGQAPPPAAPPAQPAGGR, from the coding sequence ATGACCGCCTCGACCCGCCTCTGGCGCACGCTGTCCTTGGCCACCGTCACCCTGACCGCTGCTGGATGCGCCTTCGGTGGCGTGACGACCCTGCCGCTGCCTGGAACTCCCGGCCGAGGTCCCGGCGCCACGATCTATCACGTGCAGATCGGCAATGTCGGCACCCTGGAATCCAACGCGCCCGTGCTCGTCAATGACGTCGTGGTCGGCAGCGTCTCGACGATGACCGTCGACAACTGGCACGCCGATGTCGATGTCACGATCACACCCGGTGTTGTCGTGCCGGCCAACGCCGTCGCCACCGTCGGACAAACCAGTCTGCTGGGCTCGATGCACCTCGCCCTGGACCCACCCGCCGGCCAAACCCCCACCGGCAGGCTCGAACCCGGGTCCACCATCACCCTCAACCGGGCATCCACCTACCCGTCGACCGAGCAGACCCTGTCGGCGCTGTCGCTGCTGATCAACTCCGGCGGCGTCACGCAGATCGGCGACATCATCCACAACACCACTGCCGCCCTACACGGCCATGAGAACCAAATCCGAGACTTGCTCACCCGTCTCGACTCTTTCATCGGCGCGCTGGACCGCCAACGCGACAACATCACCGCCGCCATCGACAACCTCGACCGACTCACCGGCACCCTGGCCGGGCAGACCGACACCATCACCACCGCACTGCGCGACATCCCGCCGGCCCTCGATGTGCTCGACCGGGAGCGTCCGCGCCTGACCGAGGCCCTGACCAAACTGGGCACCTTCAGCGACGTCACCACTCGGCTCATCAACGACAGCCACAGCGATCTCGTCACCAACCTGCACAACCTGCAGCCGACTCTCAAAGCGCTCGCCGACGTCGGCCCCAAACTCGATGCCGCACTCGCGCTGGCACCGACATTCCCGTTCCCGCAGAACGTCATCGACCGGGGTGTGCGCGGGGACTACCTCAACCTCTACGCGGTCGTCGACCTCACCTACTCCCGACTCAAACGCACCATCTTCCGCGGCACCCGCTTCGGTGACATCAACGCCGACCTCATCCCCGCCCCCGGCGATCCCTACTATCTGCAATACACCTACGACCCCCTCCACGCACCGCTGACCAAAACCCTGCCGCCAGGCACTCCGAGCGCAGGTCAGGCCCCGCCACCCGCGGCGCCGCCAGCCCAGCCAGCGGGTGGTCGCTGA